The proteins below come from a single Crossiella sp. CA-258035 genomic window:
- a CDS encoding alkylmercury lyase family protein, which translates to MLSGREDVTVTIEVVDTAEQAAQTGMNGSPTLLVDGADPFAEPGQTPNVSCRIYRDEQGSPTGTPTPSQLRAALGPLSTPPPRSAHGPAMPGSSDCCDLAGNVISSAEDLRVWRARTAPDDPAAYAVHQAILRAFAATGRPPSREQLQPVAASEGATADSVLTRLHDADVIRLDPAGAIRIAYPFSSVPTRHHVRLATGLTVSAMCAIDALGMPAMLGTDATITSIDPVTGDRVVITVHNGRYNWEPATAVVFSSAATGTGPSADCCCDDINAFTTPATAHLWMSKHPSTPGELLDTTTAEHLGRQIFGALLDQHAPSSHPSLGPT; encoded by the coding sequence GTGCTCTCCGGCCGCGAGGACGTCACCGTCACCATCGAGGTGGTCGACACCGCCGAGCAGGCCGCACAGACCGGCATGAACGGCTCGCCGACCCTGCTCGTCGACGGTGCCGACCCCTTCGCCGAACCCGGCCAGACACCCAACGTGTCGTGCCGGATCTACCGCGACGAACAGGGAAGCCCGACGGGCACGCCGACACCGTCGCAGCTCCGCGCCGCCCTCGGCCCGCTGAGCACTCCCCCGCCGCGGTCCGCCCACGGCCCGGCGATGCCGGGATCGTCGGACTGCTGCGACTTGGCCGGGAACGTCATCTCCTCAGCGGAGGACCTGCGGGTGTGGCGTGCCCGCACCGCACCTGACGACCCGGCCGCGTACGCGGTGCACCAGGCGATCCTGCGGGCGTTCGCCGCCACCGGCCGGCCCCCGTCCCGGGAACAGCTCCAGCCGGTCGCGGCATCCGAAGGCGCCACTGCGGACTCAGTTCTGACGCGCTTGCACGACGCGGACGTGATCCGTCTTGACCCGGCAGGAGCGATCAGGATCGCCTACCCGTTCTCCTCGGTCCCGACCCGCCACCACGTCCGGCTCGCCACCGGCCTGACGGTGTCAGCCATGTGCGCCATCGACGCCCTCGGCATGCCGGCGATGCTCGGCACGGACGCGACCATCACCTCCATCGACCCGGTCACCGGTGATCGGGTTGTCATAACCGTCCACAACGGACGCTACAACTGGGAACCCGCCACCGCGGTCGTGTTCTCCAGCGCGGCCACCGGCACTGGACCGTCAGCTGACTGCTGCTGCGACGACATCAACGCCTTCACCACCCCAGCCACTGCCCACCTCTGGATGAGCAAGCACCCCAGCACCCCCGGCGAACTCCTCGACACCACCACCGCCGAACATTTGGGCCGCCAGATCTTTGGCGCACTGCTCGACCAGCACGCACCGAGCAGCCATCCCTCGCTTGGCCCGACATGA
- a CDS encoding MerR family transcriptional regulator, whose translation MRTGELAQQAGVNPQTLRYYERRGLLAPPARSTSGYREYPAEALLRLRFIKRAQALGFTLDETEEMLHLADGGPTSCDAARTLAAARLADIEDRVTDLIRMRNSLSELVDRCDLPRNDRGCTLLHTLHEQTGESS comes from the coding sequence GTGCGCACCGGTGAACTGGCCCAGCAGGCCGGGGTGAATCCGCAAACGCTGCGGTACTACGAGCGCCGGGGCCTGTTGGCCCCGCCGGCGCGGTCGACGTCGGGCTATCGCGAGTACCCTGCCGAGGCCTTGTTGCGGCTGCGGTTCATCAAACGTGCCCAGGCGCTCGGGTTCACCTTGGACGAGACCGAGGAGATGCTGCACCTGGCCGACGGCGGGCCGACGTCCTGCGATGCCGCGCGGACGCTGGCAGCGGCCCGGTTGGCCGACATCGAGGACCGGGTCACGGACCTGATCCGGATGCGGAACTCCCTGAGCGAGTTGGTGGACCGTTGCGACCTACCGCGCAACGACCGTGGCTGCACCCTGCTGCACACCCTGCACGAGCAGACCGGAGAATCGTCGTGA
- a CDS encoding glycosyltransferase: MRVVLTTVGSRGDVEPVVGLAVALRGLGAEVRVVAPPDEDFAALLARVGVPHVPLGSSVRSLVGGAKPPTPDDARRFAAELVAARFDTLMAAAEGCDALLATGLMPAGARDVAEKLGLRYVFACLQTYGLPPRRGTGEPDAGAERANALYREPLNRHRAEIGLPPVDNVRDHIFTERPWLAADPVLCPPEGLTDLDVVQTGAWILPDDRPLQDDLEAFLAAGEAPVYAGFGSMASYVPKDIGRVTIEAIRAVGRRVVLARGWADLVPIDDRDDCFVVGEVNQQALFRRVAAVVHHGGAGTTTTATHAGAPQVVVPQIADQPLFAARVAELGIGAAHDGPTPTVDSLSAALTTALARETRARARAVAGTVRADGATVAAKLLLS, translated from the coding sequence ATGCGGGTAGTGCTGACCACCGTGGGATCGCGTGGGGACGTCGAACCGGTGGTGGGGCTCGCGGTGGCGTTGCGGGGCCTGGGCGCGGAGGTACGGGTGGTCGCGCCGCCGGATGAGGACTTCGCGGCGCTGCTGGCGCGGGTGGGCGTGCCGCACGTGCCGCTCGGCTCGTCGGTGCGCTCGCTGGTCGGCGGCGCGAAGCCACCGACCCCCGACGACGCGCGGCGGTTCGCTGCCGAACTGGTCGCGGCGCGGTTCGACACGCTCATGGCGGCCGCCGAGGGGTGTGACGCGCTGCTGGCGACCGGCCTGATGCCGGCCGGCGCGCGGGATGTGGCCGAGAAACTGGGCCTGCGCTACGTCTTCGCCTGCCTCCAGACCTACGGCCTGCCGCCACGTCGGGGCACCGGGGAGCCGGACGCCGGCGCCGAGCGGGCGAACGCGTTGTACCGCGAGCCGCTCAACCGCCACCGGGCCGAGATCGGCCTCCCGCCGGTGGACAACGTCCGCGACCACATCTTCACCGAGCGGCCGTGGCTGGCGGCGGACCCGGTGCTGTGTCCGCCGGAGGGCCTCACGGATCTTGACGTCGTGCAGACCGGAGCGTGGATCCTGCCGGATGACCGCCCGCTCCAGGACGACCTCGAGGCCTTCCTGGCCGCCGGCGAAGCACCGGTGTACGCGGGCTTCGGCAGCATGGCCTCCTACGTCCCGAAGGACATCGGCCGGGTGACCATCGAGGCGATCCGGGCGGTGGGCCGCCGCGTGGTCCTGGCCCGCGGCTGGGCGGACCTGGTCCCGATCGATGACCGCGACGACTGCTTCGTCGTCGGCGAGGTCAACCAGCAGGCGCTGTTCCGCCGGGTGGCCGCGGTCGTGCACCACGGTGGCGCCGGCACCACGACGACCGCGACCCACGCGGGCGCGCCGCAGGTGGTGGTGCCGCAGATCGCGGACCAGCCGCTGTTCGCCGCGCGGGTGGCCGAGCTGGGCATCGGTGCGGCCCACGACGGTCCGACGCCGACCGTGGACTCTCTGTCCGCCGCGCTGACCACCGCCCTGGCGCGGGAGACCCGGGCGCGGGCGCGGGCCGTGGCCGGCACGGTGCGGGCCGACGGGGCGACGGTGGCCGCGAAACTGCTCCTGAGTTGA